From the genome of Actinomycetes bacterium:
GCCGCGACCACCAAGCTGCCGGCCCGCTTCGGCATCGGCGGGGCCGACCTGGCCGGGCTGCCGCCGTCCGCCGAGCGGATGCCGCAGACCTGGCGCGGCACCTACAACGGCAACCGCGAGTACGTCACCTCGCTGCAGCGGACGGCGGAGGCCCGGCAGCGGCTCGAGGACAAGCACCCCGAGCTGGC
Proteins encoded in this window:
- a CDS encoding zinc ribbon domain-containing protein; translation: MAIYDLRCAAGHRFEVIQPFSADLPPCPSCGAATTKLPARFGIGGADLAGLPPSAERMPQTWRGTYNGNREYVTSLQRTAEARQRLEDKHPELA